The following proteins are encoded in a genomic region of Thermococcus henrietii:
- a CDS encoding dipeptidase: MIFDAHSDLPTFIYDERKAGKTRVLEGNWHFFNGWVSSRVMAIWTRPDRRKDATVYGFEVLNAFLKDVEESERFELVRNVEEMKSAIKDGRVALWLGLEGGEPIGESLELLEVFYRLGLRVLTLTWSLRNAIGDGVFERTKGGLTNFGAEVVGKAEELGIVIDLSHINEAGFWDALDVTSFPVIASHSNARKLCDHPRNLTDEQLKAIAERDGVVGAVAIPGFVDKEGPTLEKYVEHITYMADLIGYKHVGLGFDFVYYLSGWSGKSVEGFEDESRIPALIEKLKENFSEKEVEAIAFKNFERVFERIT, encoded by the coding sequence ATGATTTTCGACGCACACTCGGATTTGCCCACCTTCATCTACGACGAGAGAAAGGCAGGAAAAACGCGCGTCCTCGAAGGGAACTGGCACTTCTTCAACGGCTGGGTTAGTTCTAGGGTTATGGCGATATGGACGAGGCCGGACAGGCGAAAGGACGCAACCGTTTACGGCTTCGAGGTTTTGAACGCATTTCTTAAGGACGTCGAGGAGAGCGAGCGCTTCGAGCTCGTAAGGAACGTTGAGGAAATGAAAAGCGCAATTAAGGACGGTAGGGTGGCACTCTGGCTCGGCCTCGAAGGAGGAGAGCCGATAGGCGAGAGTTTAGAGCTCCTCGAGGTCTTTTACCGCCTAGGGCTCCGCGTTCTGACGCTTACCTGGAGCTTGAGGAACGCAATAGGCGACGGTGTCTTCGAGAGGACCAAAGGAGGCCTCACCAACTTCGGCGCGGAGGTCGTTGGAAAGGCGGAGGAGCTGGGGATAGTGATAGACCTCAGCCACATAAACGAGGCCGGCTTCTGGGACGCCCTTGATGTCACCTCCTTCCCGGTCATAGCGTCGCACTCCAACGCGAGGAAGCTCTGCGACCACCCAAGGAACCTGACCGACGAGCAGTTGAAGGCGATAGCCGAGAGGGACGGCGTCGTTGGGGCGGTTGCCATACCGGGCTTCGTGGATAAGGAGGGGCCGACGCTGGAAAAGTACGTCGAGCACATAACTTACATGGCCGACCTCATCGGATACAAACACGTCGGCCTCGGCTTCGACTTCGTCTACTACCTGAGCGGGTGGAGCGGAAAGAGCGTCGAGGGCTTCGAGGACGAGTCGAGGATTCCCGCACTCATTGAAAAGCTGAAGGAGAACTTCAGCGAGAAAGAGGTGGAGGCGATAGCCTTCAAGAACTTCGAGAGGGTGTTTGAGAGGATAACCTAA
- a CDS encoding RAD55 family ATPase, giving the protein MKVGERVRTGIPGFDELIEGGFVPGKAYLVTGPPGSGKTTFAMQFLVEGARNGERVAYMSLVHNPEEVLKDFERFDPEVRDHVARGNLILYDLGKELWGSTAKPPQWSSVMFRIKDLAREAKISRLVIDPLTAIDFPTTDPAEKRAELATFLRTIEDLNITSVLVAELTELDRYTEEHYLVDGVIMLHYYLDGVKMVRALQVLKMRRTNHETRMYRVEFGSRGLSVRGPLI; this is encoded by the coding sequence ATGAAAGTTGGCGAGAGAGTTCGCACGGGAATTCCCGGCTTTGACGAGCTCATCGAGGGCGGTTTCGTCCCTGGGAAGGCTTACCTTGTCACGGGTCCTCCTGGAAGTGGGAAGACCACCTTTGCCATGCAGTTCCTCGTGGAAGGTGCGAGAAACGGCGAGAGGGTCGCTTATATGTCCCTCGTCCACAATCCAGAGGAGGTTTTGAAGGACTTCGAGCGCTTTGACCCTGAGGTGAGGGACCACGTTGCCAGGGGAAACCTAATCCTCTACGACCTCGGAAAGGAGCTCTGGGGTTCTACAGCCAAACCACCCCAATGGAGTAGCGTCATGTTCCGCATCAAAGACCTCGCTAGGGAGGCGAAGATTTCGCGTCTCGTCATAGATCCGCTTACCGCCATAGACTTCCCGACAACCGACCCAGCTGAGAAGAGGGCGGAGCTGGCAACGTTCCTTAGGACGATTGAGGATCTAAACATAACAAGCGTCCTCGTTGCCGAGCTGACTGAGCTTGACCGCTACACCGAGGAACACTACCTCGTCGATGGCGTCATAATGCTCCACTACTACCTCGACGGGGTCAAGATGGTTAGGGCCCTCCAAGTGCTCAAGATGCGCAGGACGAACCACGAGACCAGGATGTACCGCGTTGAGTTCGGTTCTCGCGGACTCTCCGTCAGGGGGCCGCTCATATGA
- a CDS encoding class I SAM-dependent methyltransferase produces MDNYFLTARDARRMLLSRESVRLNLDLRRTNRTWEIKLEGNEFIFPDGTRVSRDVIERIARDEGGVYFVRGGGVYKAAIAGEHFYKLVPTIPPTIEINGIRMHRTKGVNPLQDTRNKVNAVKPKEGETVLDTCMGLGYTAIEASKRGAYVITIEKDPNVIELAKINPWSRELFTGGKIQVIHGDAFEVVKRFNDESFDVVIHDPPRFSLAGQLYSEEFYRELFRVLKPGGRLFHYVGNPGKRYRRKDLQRGVMERLRKAGFVGVKRVEEALGVVARKPGKK; encoded by the coding sequence ATGGACAACTACTTCCTAACGGCCCGGGACGCGAGGAGGATGCTCCTTTCAAGGGAGAGTGTCAGGCTCAACCTCGACCTCAGGAGGACCAACAGGACGTGGGAGATAAAGCTGGAGGGCAACGAGTTCATCTTCCCCGACGGAACGCGAGTTTCGAGAGACGTCATCGAGAGGATAGCGAGGGACGAGGGAGGCGTTTACTTTGTGAGAGGAGGGGGTGTCTACAAGGCCGCCATCGCTGGAGAGCACTTCTACAAGCTCGTTCCGACGATTCCGCCGACGATTGAGATAAACGGCATCAGGATGCACAGGACAAAGGGAGTAAACCCGCTCCAAGACACAAGGAACAAGGTGAATGCTGTAAAACCAAAGGAAGGCGAGACGGTCTTAGATACCTGCATGGGGCTCGGCTACACCGCCATAGAGGCCTCAAAGAGGGGAGCCTACGTCATAACAATCGAGAAAGACCCAAACGTCATCGAGCTTGCGAAGATAAACCCCTGGAGCAGGGAGCTCTTCACGGGCGGTAAAATACAGGTGATTCACGGCGACGCCTTCGAGGTCGTGAAGCGCTTTAACGACGAGAGCTTTGATGTAGTCATCCACGACCCGCCGCGCTTTTCCTTAGCCGGCCAGCTCTACTCGGAGGAGTTCTACCGCGAGCTTTTCAGGGTTTTGAAGCCCGGCGGAAGGCTCTTCCACTACGTTGGAAATCCGGGGAAGAGATACAGAAGAAAAGACCTCCAAAGGGGCGTCATGGAGCGGTTACGAAAAGCGGGCTTCGTCGGCGTTAAGCGCGTTGAAGAGGCACTTGGAGTCGTGGCGAGAAAACCGGGGAAGAAATGA
- a CDS encoding alpha/beta hydrolase family protein, with product MSGIEWNEKTFSRFAYVNDPRIEGSRVAYTLTKVNMKDNKYESTIVVEDLETGSRRFIENASMPRLSPDGSKLAFTRPNEEKKETEVWVAELETMSAKKVLSAKNIRSLQWNDDSRRLLVVGFKRHDDDDFVFDDDVPFWFDSMGFLDGEKTTFWVLDTEAEEIIEEFEKPRFSSGLWHGDGILINVPHRENGKPALFKFHDIYLWKDGNEEKLFERVSFEAVDSDGKVILLRGKREKKFISEHDWLYIYDGELKPVYEGPLDVWGAKLTEGKVYFLTPDAGSVHLWLWDGKAERVVVGDHWIYGLDASNGKALLLIMTATRIGELYLYDGELKQVTDYNGPIFEKLKTFEPRHFRFKSKDLEIDGWYLKPELKEDEKAPVIVFVHGGPKGMYGHRFVYEMQLMANKGYYVVYVNPRGSDGYSEDFALRVLERTGLEDFEDIMAGIEEFFKLEPQADRERVGITGISYGGFMTNWALTQSDLFKAGISENGISYWLTSYAFSDIGLWFDVEVIGPNPLENENYRKLSPLFYAENVKAPILLIHSLEDYRCPLDQSLMFYNVLKDLGKEAYIAVFKRGPHGHSIRGSPKHRSKRYKLFIEFFERKLRNYKEGFDVEKILKEKP from the coding sequence ATGAGCGGTATCGAATGGAACGAGAAGACCTTTTCTCGGTTCGCCTACGTGAACGACCCGAGGATTGAAGGGAGCAGAGTAGCTTACACCCTGACCAAGGTCAACATGAAGGACAACAAGTACGAGAGCACGATAGTCGTTGAGGACCTCGAGACCGGCTCAAGGCGCTTCATAGAGAACGCCTCCATGCCGAGGCTCTCGCCGGACGGGAGTAAACTTGCCTTCACGAGGCCCAACGAGGAGAAGAAGGAAACAGAGGTCTGGGTTGCAGAGCTTGAGACGATGAGCGCCAAGAAGGTTCTCTCGGCCAAGAACATTCGCTCCCTCCAGTGGAACGACGACTCGAGGAGGCTTCTGGTGGTAGGCTTCAAGAGGCACGACGATGACGACTTCGTATTCGACGACGACGTTCCCTTCTGGTTCGACAGCATGGGATTCCTGGACGGTGAGAAAACGACCTTCTGGGTCCTCGACACCGAGGCGGAGGAAATCATTGAGGAGTTCGAGAAGCCCCGCTTTAGCTCGGGTCTCTGGCACGGAGATGGAATACTCATCAACGTCCCGCACCGTGAAAACGGTAAACCCGCCCTCTTCAAGTTCCACGACATCTACCTCTGGAAGGACGGAAACGAGGAGAAGCTCTTCGAGCGCGTTTCCTTCGAGGCGGTTGACTCCGACGGGAAGGTGATTCTCCTGAGGGGCAAGAGGGAGAAGAAGTTCATCAGCGAGCACGACTGGCTTTACATCTACGACGGCGAGCTTAAGCCCGTCTACGAGGGTCCGCTCGACGTCTGGGGCGCGAAGCTCACCGAGGGCAAGGTTTACTTCCTGACGCCAGACGCGGGCAGTGTTCACCTCTGGCTCTGGGACGGTAAAGCTGAGAGGGTCGTCGTTGGTGACCACTGGATTTACGGCTTGGATGCCAGCAACGGAAAGGCGTTGCTCCTCATAATGACGGCAACGAGGATAGGCGAGCTCTACCTCTACGACGGCGAGCTCAAGCAGGTCACCGACTACAACGGGCCAATCTTTGAGAAGCTGAAAACCTTCGAGCCGAGGCACTTCCGCTTCAAGAGCAAGGATTTGGAGATAGACGGCTGGTACCTCAAACCTGAGCTCAAGGAGGATGAGAAGGCCCCGGTGATAGTCTTCGTCCACGGCGGGCCGAAGGGAATGTACGGGCACCGCTTCGTCTACGAGATGCAGTTGATGGCGAACAAAGGCTACTACGTGGTCTACGTCAACCCGCGCGGTAGCGACGGCTATAGCGAAGACTTCGCGCTCCGCGTCCTCGAGAGGACTGGCCTGGAGGACTTTGAGGACATAATGGCCGGTATAGAAGAGTTCTTCAAGCTCGAGCCTCAGGCTGACAGGGAGCGCGTTGGAATAACGGGCATAAGCTACGGCGGCTTCATGACCAACTGGGCTTTGACTCAGTCCGACCTCTTCAAGGCCGGAATCAGCGAGAACGGCATAAGCTACTGGCTGACAAGTTATGCTTTCTCGGACATCGGCCTCTGGTTCGACGTCGAGGTCATCGGCCCGAATCCACTCGAAAACGAGAACTACAGGAAGCTCAGCCCGCTGTTCTACGCGGAGAACGTGAAGGCCCCGATACTGCTCATACACTCGCTTGAGGACTACCGCTGTCCGCTCGACCAGAGCCTGATGTTCTACAACGTTCTGAAAGACCTCGGCAAGGAAGCCTACATAGCCGTCTTCAAGAGGGGCCCGCACGGCCACAGCATTCGCGGAAGCCCGAAGCACCGCTCAAAGCGCTACAAGCTCTTCATCGAGTTCTTCGAGAGGAAGCTCAGGAATTACAAGGAGGGCTTCGACGTCGAGAAGATACTGAAGGAGAAACCTTAA
- a CDS encoding serine/threonine protein kinase — MTFENIIGRKKLERFLNHLEGLGLSGVRPFSKGTTSLVFLGEFKGRKVVVKLQRPDSPRNNFEREARILRAIEPFGITPPLLFTGVFEGLPYLVREFADGEPVLYGDVEKRHLFGISEKTALLDRLYLDHGQIQGGKHIIVGEDVYIIDFEKAGWRKPNNLTSAFSMLFVGRNAISERLYMKFGLDEGFREEVKEALREYKRTGKLSRLLGLLSGL, encoded by the coding sequence ATGACGTTCGAGAACATCATCGGTCGTAAGAAACTGGAGCGGTTTCTGAACCACCTTGAGGGTCTTGGGTTAAGTGGGGTCAGGCCGTTCTCCAAAGGCACTACGAGCCTCGTCTTCCTCGGCGAGTTCAAGGGAAGAAAGGTCGTCGTGAAGCTCCAGAGGCCGGATTCGCCGAGGAACAACTTTGAAAGGGAGGCGAGGATACTGAGGGCGATAGAGCCCTTCGGAATCACGCCCCCGCTCCTCTTCACGGGGGTCTTTGAGGGCCTGCCCTACCTCGTCAGGGAGTTCGCCGATGGTGAGCCCGTTCTCTACGGGGACGTTGAAAAGCGTCACCTCTTCGGAATATCCGAGAAAACGGCCTTACTCGACAGGCTCTACCTCGACCACGGCCAGATTCAGGGGGGTAAACACATAATAGTCGGCGAGGACGTTTACATCATAGACTTCGAGAAGGCCGGCTGGAGGAAGCCGAACAACCTAACCTCGGCCTTTTCGATGCTCTTCGTCGGCAGAAACGCGATTTCAGAAAGGTTATACATGAAGTTCGGTCTCGACGAGGGTTTCAGGGAGGAGGTAAAAGAAGCGCTGAGGGAGTACAAGAGAACCGGAAAGCTTTCACGCCTTCTGGGCCTTCTTTCCGGCCTTTAG
- a CDS encoding Lrp/AsnC family transcriptional regulator: MVTAFILMVTAAGKEREVMEKLLAMPEVKEAYVVYGEYDLVVKVETDTLKDLDQFITEKIRRMPEIQMTSTMIAI; this comes from the coding sequence ATGGTGACGGCTTTTATTTTGATGGTTACGGCCGCTGGAAAGGAAAGGGAAGTTATGGAGAAGCTTCTCGCCATGCCAGAAGTTAAGGAGGCCTACGTCGTTTACGGCGAGTACGACCTCGTTGTCAAAGTTGAAACGGACACGCTCAAGGACCTCGACCAGTTCATAACCGAGAAGATAAGGCGCATGCCGGAAATCCAGATGACTTCGACGATGATAGCCATCTGA
- a CDS encoding ABC transporter permease yields MLAHGLEVKDYLIGSLALSLSLVGIIGIALLLLPLATSRDSGVFLGLGAFIALPLLGKFDYSFIPTAYIERAISIGESVSVSYRAVGELLALYVALSLAGMEVFRRRELRSPEALSLPEFPFSLRGLHGVFLGLSIQSRRFMAFVAFTALMAFLNKATLDKYNSLYGLTGILNALISALAGVFLPFVVLPLGAVSISSAIENGTVRVLLSKPLRRRDFFLGTLLSDISAVFIGTTLYLAILVAYALHLGAPLSRTLGVGLVFGFLLFLSLVQYLALGYLLSVFMRGRRALFVSLVLAFLLSFAIPIAIIAASNSAGEPLVDVLAKNSLPVPSPFLHYTVLGMAVSPKRDLPPRPLSEILDYPGSLTMLIFPTLVYLTIAWLKFRKADLR; encoded by the coding sequence ATGCTGGCTCATGGTCTCGAAGTTAAAGACTATCTCATCGGCTCCCTCGCCCTTTCGCTCTCGCTGGTTGGTATAATCGGAATTGCCCTGCTCCTTCTTCCATTAGCGACCTCTCGTGACTCTGGGGTCTTCCTCGGGCTTGGAGCGTTTATTGCGCTCCCGCTCCTCGGAAAGTTCGATTATTCCTTCATTCCGACGGCTTACATTGAGAGGGCAATCTCTATCGGGGAAAGCGTCTCGGTTTCTTACCGCGCCGTGGGGGAGCTCCTGGCTCTGTATGTTGCACTCTCGCTCGCTGGAATGGAAGTCTTCCGGAGGAGGGAGCTTAGAAGCCCCGAGGCCCTCTCACTTCCGGAGTTTCCCTTCTCCCTACGCGGGCTTCACGGTGTTTTCCTCGGGCTGAGCATTCAGAGCAGGCGCTTCATGGCTTTTGTCGCCTTTACTGCCCTAATGGCGTTTTTAAATAAGGCCACTCTCGACAAGTACAACTCCCTTTACGGTCTTACCGGCATTTTGAACGCTCTAATCTCGGCTCTGGCTGGAGTATTCCTACCATTTGTTGTCCTCCCCCTCGGGGCGGTCTCGATAAGTTCGGCCATCGAGAATGGGACTGTGAGGGTTCTGCTGAGCAAGCCGTTGAGGAGGAGGGACTTTTTCCTTGGAACGCTCCTGAGCGACATCTCTGCCGTCTTCATCGGGACCACCCTCTACCTGGCCATCCTCGTTGCCTACGCCCTCCACTTGGGTGCTCCCTTGAGCAGAACCCTTGGGGTCGGATTGGTCTTCGGTTTTCTTCTCTTCCTCTCGCTCGTCCAGTACTTGGCGCTCGGCTATTTGCTTTCGGTCTTTATGCGGGGCAGGAGGGCGCTTTTCGTCTCGCTGGTACTGGCCTTCCTGCTGAGCTTTGCAATTCCAATCGCCATCATTGCGGCCTCAAACTCGGCGGGGGAGCCGTTAGTTGATGTTCTGGCCAAAAACTCCCTTCCCGTGCCGAGTCCTTTTCTGCACTACACCGTGCTTGGGATGGCGGTCTCTCCAAAGAGGGACCTTCCGCCAAGGCCCCTTTCAGAGATTCTCGACTATCCCGGGAGCTTGACGATGCTAATTTTCCCTACGCTGGTTTACCTCACAATCGCCTGGCTCAAATTCAGGAAAGCCGACCTGAGATGA
- a CDS encoding TIGR00153 family protein yields the protein MQVWMKLFAKSPFKPLIKHSEVVYQTVETLEKALNAWYSGNYEEMRDLAIEVDRLEDIADRIKEEIRDSLSSKLMMAVSREDVLIYLHMQDKVADSAEDTAKWLLVGKPDGIPKEIKDVMLAMGTESINAAKLVHEAIVQMDRVIESGFAEKEIEREYELIHAIEDVEKTIDELDTQLMRLVFENAEKFNWGTGIYLLNVARTLSNISDKAKDAAERIRLMMNK from the coding sequence GTGCAGGTATGGATGAAACTCTTCGCGAAGAGCCCCTTCAAGCCTCTGATAAAGCACTCGGAAGTAGTTTACCAAACGGTAGAGACACTCGAAAAGGCCCTTAACGCATGGTACAGCGGTAACTACGAGGAGATGAGGGACCTGGCAATTGAGGTGGATAGGCTTGAGGACATAGCGGACAGGATAAAGGAAGAAATCCGCGATTCGCTCAGCTCGAAGCTTATGATGGCGGTCTCGCGCGAGGACGTCCTCATCTACCTCCACATGCAGGACAAGGTTGCCGATTCCGCTGAGGACACCGCGAAGTGGTTGCTGGTAGGAAAGCCGGACGGGATTCCAAAGGAAATAAAGGATGTCATGTTAGCGATGGGAACAGAGAGCATAAACGCCGCGAAGCTTGTCCACGAGGCTATTGTTCAGATGGACAGGGTTATAGAAAGCGGTTTCGCAGAGAAGGAAATTGAGAGGGAGTACGAGTTAATCCACGCCATCGAGGACGTTGAAAAAACCATAGACGAACTCGACACTCAGTTGATGAGGCTCGTTTTTGAGAACGCCGAGAAGTTCAACTGGGGAACTGGGATATACCTGCTCAACGTCGCCAGAACTCTCAGCAACATCTCGGACAAGGCCAAGGATGCCGCAGAGAGGATAAGGCTGATGATGAACAAGTGA
- a CDS encoding inorganic phosphate transporter — MDPWLIATIILGFWMAWNIGANDVANSMGTAVGAKAITPKQAAVIAGVMNFTGAYFFGKSVAETIRKGILNVNMIHDPWVIVYGSLAALLAASIWLIFATYNGLPVSTTHSIIGGVVGYGLVYAGTSIVDWGKLGQVVLSWILSPIFGAIVAFFVFKAVRRSILVRKDPVKSARYWAPFWIGLAFVVIGTMFYIKVLHGKNLVHGVLFYGIPTGIVVFILSYLLIKLHFKPSDPYIGVESIFRKVQVVTSAYVALAHGSNDVANAVGPIAAAYAVITMGMAGMKVPVPKWIMAMGGLGIAIGIFMYGYKVMETVGKRITELTNTRGFSIDFSAATVILVASWLGMPISTTHTVVGAVVGVGLARGIKAINTSILKDIIISWFVTVPVAAAISAVIFKVLMLVG; from the coding sequence ATGGACCCGTGGCTAATCGCTACAATCATCCTCGGATTCTGGATGGCCTGGAACATCGGTGCCAACGACGTTGCCAACTCGATGGGAACCGCCGTCGGTGCGAAGGCCATAACGCCGAAGCAGGCCGCGGTTATAGCGGGTGTTATGAACTTCACGGGCGCGTACTTCTTTGGGAAGAGCGTTGCGGAGACGATAAGGAAGGGAATCCTAAACGTCAACATGATTCACGACCCCTGGGTAATAGTTTACGGGTCGCTGGCAGCCCTCCTTGCGGCTAGCATCTGGCTAATCTTCGCCACTTACAACGGCCTTCCCGTCTCGACGACTCACTCAATCATCGGTGGCGTCGTCGGCTACGGACTCGTCTACGCGGGCACGAGCATAGTGGACTGGGGTAAGCTCGGCCAGGTCGTTCTCAGCTGGATTCTCTCCCCTATATTCGGTGCAATCGTTGCGTTCTTCGTTTTCAAGGCTGTTAGACGGAGCATCCTCGTCCGGAAGGACCCGGTGAAAAGCGCACGCTACTGGGCCCCCTTCTGGATTGGGCTGGCCTTTGTCGTAATAGGAACCATGTTCTACATCAAGGTCCTCCACGGCAAAAACCTCGTCCATGGTGTTCTTTTCTACGGGATTCCAACTGGAATCGTCGTCTTTATCCTGAGCTACCTCCTGATTAAGCTTCACTTCAAACCCAGCGACCCCTACATCGGAGTCGAGAGCATCTTCCGGAAGGTTCAGGTCGTTACCTCCGCCTACGTGGCCCTTGCCCACGGCTCAAACGACGTCGCCAACGCAGTCGGTCCGATAGCGGCAGCCTACGCCGTTATAACGATGGGGATGGCCGGAATGAAGGTTCCAGTTCCGAAGTGGATTATGGCCATGGGTGGTCTCGGTATAGCCATTGGAATCTTCATGTACGGCTACAAGGTTATGGAGACCGTTGGGAAAAGGATTACCGAGCTGACGAACACAAGGGGCTTCTCCATAGACTTCTCAGCGGCAACGGTTATACTCGTGGCCAGCTGGCTGGGAATGCCGATTTCAACGACCCACACCGTCGTTGGTGCGGTTGTTGGCGTCGGTCTTGCCAGGGGAATCAAGGCGATAAACACTTCAATCCTGAAGGACATAATAATCTCATGGTTCGTGACGGTTCCGGTGGCGGCCGCGATAAGCGCCGTCATATTCAAGGTCTTAATGCTCGTGGGGTGA
- a CDS encoding metallophosphoesterase family protein — protein MRRVLGLVLILVVLAGGCIGSTQTQSSTTSTSQPTGINFAKYPTGKVIGSWWELFNETFYVSDGYEGLVKHYFPNAKVEPFSQFGGSGIVVLSPGDEVSSRILFGKPVQVREIEPFGYIAYKYGTHLPGPWLGAIAILNSENGSVMVVTGTSRAGVGASLYFLRELKDGKLSVDPNAVVRSGSFEGILLKEFGDVNFNGIPDSDEHYELYQLLYDEPFNYYWRVVKGENVTVNGGFIRLVNGTTVYIRALGFNVTVKVENPKNVKLTYVIENVNPELMVLPEGAKVLDNTTIEFTTSEPSFSIVAKNVSEYRVLAFGDHRPASGDKPPEVFLKIMADVNNESGAFVIDGGDLVYSGTIYQWAELMKVWHWNKPVFIAVGNHEYQGEGVSIFHYYFGPTDYAFSLGNYRYIFADDVDNDYSLTDEQFAWLKKQFEIAKERGERPVVVMHAPPYDPRPGGDDHAMSEESAKELLKLMREYGAFGIFSHIHLYWNGTYDGVHFLITGGGGAPLYAPPNEGGFHHYVVLTMEPDGRIDIKVVKVST, from the coding sequence ATGAGGCGCGTACTTGGCCTGGTCTTAATCCTGGTCGTTCTGGCCGGCGGATGCATAGGTTCAACCCAGACGCAGAGCTCAACGACGTCCACATCTCAGCCCACTGGAATTAACTTCGCCAAGTATCCCACAGGAAAGGTCATCGGAAGCTGGTGGGAGCTCTTCAACGAGACGTTCTACGTCAGCGACGGCTACGAGGGCCTGGTTAAGCACTACTTCCCGAACGCAAAGGTCGAGCCCTTCTCCCAGTTTGGGGGAAGCGGGATAGTCGTTCTCTCCCCTGGGGACGAGGTCAGTTCAAGGATACTCTTTGGAAAACCCGTTCAGGTTCGGGAGATTGAACCCTTCGGCTACATCGCCTATAAGTACGGAACCCACCTTCCGGGCCCCTGGCTCGGCGCGATAGCGATTCTCAACTCCGAGAACGGCTCCGTCATGGTCGTTACTGGAACGAGCAGGGCCGGCGTCGGTGCCTCGCTCTACTTCCTCAGGGAGCTTAAGGACGGAAAGCTTTCCGTTGACCCCAACGCTGTCGTTCGCTCAGGTTCCTTCGAGGGGATTCTCCTCAAGGAGTTCGGCGACGTTAACTTCAACGGAATCCCCGATAGCGATGAGCACTACGAGCTCTACCAGCTCCTCTACGACGAGCCCTTCAACTACTACTGGAGGGTTGTCAAGGGCGAGAACGTCACGGTCAATGGCGGCTTCATAAGGCTCGTCAACGGCACGACGGTCTACATAAGGGCCCTTGGCTTCAACGTCACCGTGAAGGTTGAGAACCCGAAGAACGTCAAGCTAACCTACGTCATCGAGAACGTCAACCCGGAACTCATGGTTCTCCCCGAGGGAGCCAAAGTCCTTGACAACACAACGATAGAGTTCACCACGAGTGAGCCGAGCTTTTCAATAGTTGCTAAGAACGTTAGCGAATACCGCGTCCTCGCTTTCGGCGACCACCGGCCGGCGAGCGGTGACAAGCCCCCAGAGGTCTTCCTCAAGATAATGGCGGACGTCAACAACGAGAGCGGGGCCTTCGTCATAGACGGTGGCGACCTCGTTTACTCCGGCACAATCTACCAGTGGGCCGAGCTCATGAAGGTCTGGCACTGGAACAAGCCCGTCTTCATAGCGGTCGGAAACCACGAGTACCAGGGCGAGGGAGTAAGCATCTTCCACTACTACTTCGGTCCAACTGATTACGCCTTCAGCCTCGGAAACTACCGCTACATCTTCGCGGACGATGTGGACAACGACTACAGCCTGACCGACGAGCAGTTTGCCTGGCTCAAGAAGCAGTTTGAGATAGCCAAGGAGCGCGGTGAGAGGCCGGTCGTCGTTATGCACGCACCGCCCTACGACCCGAGGCCTGGTGGAGACGACCACGCGATGAGCGAGGAGAGCGCGAAGGAGCTTCTCAAGCTTATGCGGGAATACGGCGCATTCGGAATCTTCAGCCACATTCACCTATACTGGAACGGAACCTACGACGGCGTTCACTTCCTCATAACGGGTGGTGGCGGTGCTCCTCTCTACGCCCCGCCTAACGAGGGCGGCTTCCACCACTACGTTGTCCTGACGATGGAACCCGATGGAAGGATTGACATAAAGGTGGTTAAGGTTTCCACTTGA
- a CDS encoding cupin domain-containing protein, whose protein sequence is MFVGHYKDVPEKDTGFEGVTIRWLVSPKLGAKNFAMRYFVMKKGAEIPIHQHDWEHEIFIMKGEGIITNGKEEHHVKAGNFLYVPPNEPHGYKALTDTFEFLCLIPAKKEAIPEEEWA, encoded by the coding sequence ATGTTCGTCGGGCACTACAAGGACGTCCCCGAGAAGGACACCGGTTTTGAAGGCGTGACCATAAGGTGGCTCGTTTCTCCGAAGCTTGGCGCCAAGAACTTCGCGATGCGCTACTTCGTCATGAAGAAGGGCGCCGAGATTCCGATACACCAGCACGACTGGGAGCACGAGATTTTCATCATGAAGGGAGAGGGAATAATAACCAACGGAAAGGAGGAGCACCACGTTAAAGCTGGAAACTTCCTCTACGTCCCGCCCAACGAGCCCCACGGCTACAAGGCCCTAACTGACACCTTCGAGTTCCTCTGCCTCATTCCGGCCAAGAAAGAAGCCATCCCCGAGGAGGAATGGGCTTAA